Proteins co-encoded in one Nonlabens agnitus genomic window:
- a CDS encoding MarC family protein: MNQIIFAGIMGDFVILDVWAFAISVFTGLFAITNPIANVPVFLGLTEGAGRVEKHRINKKATFTAFMIILLFTLLGKFIFDFFGITIPAFKITGGLLIFYAGFRMLQSKKSNLKTLEQVDVDENIAISPLAIPLIAGPGTIVTTMNFVTDATYLYIGIVIAIAALICWMNYLAFNYSTFIVEKIGNNIITVIGKIMGLIIAIIGTTMVVDGLKLAF, encoded by the coding sequence ATGAATCAGATTATCTTTGCCGGCATTATGGGAGATTTTGTAATACTTGACGTCTGGGCATTTGCCATTAGTGTGTTCACTGGTTTGTTTGCGATCACAAACCCTATTGCTAATGTGCCTGTTTTTTTAGGCTTGACTGAAGGTGCTGGCCGCGTAGAGAAACATAGGATCAACAAAAAGGCAACGTTCACAGCTTTCATGATCATCCTACTGTTTACGTTATTAGGTAAATTTATTTTTGACTTTTTTGGGATTACCATACCGGCATTTAAGATCACTGGTGGACTACTTATTTTTTATGCAGGTTTTAGAATGCTGCAATCCAAAAAGTCGAATTTAAAAACCTTGGAGCAAGTCGATGTAGATGAGAACATCGCGATATCACCACTTGCCATTCCATTGATTGCTGGTCCTGGTACCATTGTAACGACCATGAACTTTGTAACAGATGCCACTTATCTATATATAGGTATCGTCATTGCCATTGCTGCCTTGATTTGCTGGATGAATTATTTGGCTTTTAATTACAGTACCTTCATTGTAGAGAAAATAGGAAACAATATCATTACTGTTATAGGTAAAATCATGGGATTGATTATCGCTATTATAGGAACAACTATGGTGGTGGATGGATTAAAGCTGGCTTTTTAA
- a CDS encoding VPS10 domain-containing protein, producing MKIYYAFAVLCYFAFAKANSQQLPDPPEAQKYYESQEFRLLGPFRGGRSAAVTGVPGKPNLFYFGGTGGGVWKTTDGGRTWSNISDGYFGGSIGAVSVAPSDHNVIYVGGGEKTVRGNVSSGYGIWKSVDAGKSWTQAGLPESRHVPRIAIDPDNPDIVYAAVLGNIYKESTDRGVYKSTDGGKTWKKTLYTNDLAGAVDLIIDPSNARNLYASTWRVQRTPYSLSSGGDGSALWKSTDYGETWTEISKNEGFAKGTLGIMGITVSAVNSDRLYAIVENKDQGGVYRSNDAGLTWTKTNDDRSLRQRAWYYTRIYADTQDEDAVYVVNVSYHKSTDGGRNFTSGRAPHGDHHDLWIAPEDPQRMIMGDDGGAQVTYDGGETWSTYHNQPTAQYYRVTTDNSFPYRIYVAQQDNGTIRIPHRTTGGSITETDWEGTAGGESAHIAVDPNNNDIVYGGSYGGFLTRFNHATKSQRGINVWPDNPMGHGAEDMKYRFQWNFPIFISKHGDNKLYAFSNNVHVTSNEGQSWETISPDLTRNDPTKLVSSGGPITQDNTSVEYYCTIFAAAESPINQGELWVGSDDGLVHLSKDGGKNWSNITPKNLPEWAQINSIEPSSFDPAVCYIAATRYKLGDFEPYLYKTEDYGKSWKKITSGIPAEHFTRVVREDKEQKGLLYAGTETGLYISGDDGNTWKSFQMNLPIVPVTDLAVKDDNLIIATQGRSLWIHDDLSMVRQGLEMSPLSRKRNTSSLPEKVKLFKPKESYRMDGRGGRSSLTAGTNHPAGVQIHYYLPEFKEKDSVALRFMDANKKLIKEYATYSKKNKLKPETGANAFNWDTQYDGAEELDGMILWWADLSGPKAVPGNYTVQLEVNGETQTQPIVIKRTPISEATVADMKAQFEFVSEVNETVDKAHKSIKNIRDFNKKLSAFKTVYGDRDVEGIKEMVTLADSMKTKFEEVEKALYQTQNRSGQDPLNFPIKLTNKLAHLNALVTMGDFAPTAQDIAVKNELSAQIEAELNKFNEVLDSDIKEFNSKFNALKLDYLVVEKED from the coding sequence ATGAAGATATATTATGCATTTGCTGTCCTTTGTTATTTCGCTTTTGCGAAAGCGAACTCCCAACAATTACCTGACCCACCAGAGGCTCAAAAATATTATGAATCCCAGGAGTTTCGTCTGTTAGGGCCATTTCGTGGTGGACGTAGTGCAGCGGTAACTGGTGTTCCTGGAAAACCCAACCTTTTTTACTTTGGAGGTACTGGCGGCGGCGTGTGGAAAACTACTGATGGTGGTCGCACGTGGAGCAATATATCTGATGGATATTTTGGCGGTAGTATAGGTGCAGTAAGTGTGGCGCCCAGTGATCACAATGTGATATATGTAGGCGGCGGCGAGAAAACGGTGCGCGGTAATGTCTCCAGTGGTTACGGTATCTGGAAATCTGTTGATGCTGGGAAAAGCTGGACTCAAGCTGGATTGCCTGAAAGTCGTCACGTACCACGAATTGCGATTGATCCAGATAATCCTGACATCGTATATGCAGCAGTGCTGGGAAATATCTATAAGGAATCTACTGATCGTGGTGTGTATAAATCCACTGATGGTGGGAAGACCTGGAAAAAAACCTTGTATACCAACGACCTTGCTGGTGCGGTAGATTTGATTATCGACCCTAGTAATGCCCGTAATTTATACGCATCTACCTGGAGAGTCCAACGCACGCCTTATAGTTTGAGTAGTGGTGGCGATGGCAGTGCGCTATGGAAAAGTACAGACTATGGAGAAACCTGGACAGAAATCTCCAAAAATGAAGGCTTTGCAAAAGGCACCTTAGGAATCATGGGAATCACTGTTTCTGCCGTGAATTCTGACCGTCTTTATGCTATTGTAGAGAATAAGGATCAAGGTGGTGTTTATAGAAGTAATGATGCCGGACTCACCTGGACTAAAACGAACGACGATCGCAGCTTAAGACAACGTGCCTGGTACTACACAAGAATCTATGCTGATACTCAAGATGAAGATGCGGTCTATGTCGTGAACGTTTCCTACCATAAAAGTACTGATGGCGGCCGCAATTTTACCAGCGGTAGAGCGCCACACGGCGATCATCATGACTTATGGATCGCACCTGAAGATCCACAACGTATGATCATGGGTGACGATGGTGGCGCACAGGTCACTTATGATGGCGGCGAGACCTGGTCTACATACCACAACCAGCCAACCGCACAGTACTATAGAGTGACCACAGATAATTCGTTCCCTTATAGAATTTATGTGGCACAACAGGATAATGGTACGATTAGAATACCACATCGCACCACTGGTGGCTCCATTACAGAAACCGATTGGGAAGGAACCGCAGGTGGCGAGAGCGCGCATATTGCAGTAGATCCTAATAACAATGACATTGTGTATGGTGGTAGTTATGGCGGTTTCCTAACCCGATTCAATCACGCTACCAAGTCACAGCGTGGTATCAACGTCTGGCCAGACAACCCTATGGGTCATGGTGCCGAAGACATGAAATACCGTTTCCAATGGAATTTCCCCATCTTCATTTCCAAGCACGGTGACAATAAATTGTATGCATTCTCCAATAATGTTCATGTCACCAGTAATGAAGGCCAAAGCTGGGAAACCATTTCGCCAGATTTGACGAGAAATGACCCTACTAAACTGGTTTCCAGCGGTGGACCTATCACGCAGGATAATACCAGTGTGGAATACTACTGTACGATTTTTGCCGCAGCGGAATCTCCCATCAACCAAGGAGAACTTTGGGTAGGAAGTGATGATGGCCTAGTGCACTTGTCCAAGGATGGTGGTAAAAACTGGAGCAACATCACCCCTAAAAATCTACCAGAATGGGCTCAAATCAATAGCATAGAGCCTAGTTCTTTTGACCCTGCGGTTTGTTACATCGCTGCTACCAGATATAAGTTGGGAGACTTTGAGCCCTATTTATATAAAACCGAGGACTATGGGAAATCATGGAAAAAAATTACCAGCGGTATTCCTGCAGAGCATTTTACACGAGTCGTACGAGAAGACAAGGAACAAAAAGGACTGTTATATGCAGGAACTGAAACAGGCTTGTACATAAGCGGCGATGATGGTAACACCTGGAAATCCTTTCAAATGAATTTACCTATCGTACCTGTTACAGATCTTGCCGTTAAAGACGACAACCTGATTATCGCCACACAAGGTCGCAGCTTGTGGATTCATGATGATCTTTCCATGGTGCGTCAAGGTTTGGAAATGAGTCCGCTTTCGCGAAAGCGTAATACCTCAAGCCTTCCTGAAAAAGTAAAGCTATTCAAACCTAAAGAATCCTACCGTATGGACGGTCGTGGTGGTCGCAGCTCATTGACCGCTGGAACCAATCATCCTGCTGGCGTACAAATACATTATTATCTGCCTGAGTTCAAGGAGAAAGACAGTGTTGCTTTACGTTTTATGGATGCTAATAAAAAGCTGATCAAAGAATATGCAACCTATTCCAAAAAGAATAAGCTGAAACCAGAAACCGGCGCCAATGCCTTTAATTGGGACACTCAATACGACGGTGCGGAAGAGTTGGACGGCATGATCCTATGGTGGGCAGATCTTTCAGGACCCAAAGCCGTACCCGGAAACTATACCGTGCAACTTGAAGTCAACGGTGAAACACAAACGCAACCTATCGTTATCAAGCGCACTCCAATTAGCGAGGCTACCGTTGCAGACATGAAGGCCCAATTTGAATTTGTAAGTGAGGTCAATGAAACGGTAGATAAGGCTCACAAATCCATCAAGAATATTAGAGACTTTAATAAAAAACTATCTGCGTTCAAGACGGTCTATGGCGATAGAGATGTTGAAGGAATCAAAGAAATGGTCACACTAGCCGATTCTATGAAAACAAAATTTGAAGAAGTTGAAAAGGCATTGTATCAAACACAAAACCGCAGTGGTCAAGATCCTTTAAACTTCCCTATCAAATTGACCAACAAACTGGCTCACCTTAATGCGTTGGTCACCATGGGCGATTTTGCACCAACAGCACAAGACATTGCCGTGAAAAACGAGCTTAGTGCTCAAATTGAAGCTGAATTGAATAAATTCAACGAGGTTTTGGATAGTGACATCAAGGAATTCAACAGTAAATTCAACGCTTTGAAACTGGATTATCTGGTGGTAGAAAAAGAGGATTGA
- a CDS encoding isoaspartyl peptidase/L-asparaginase — MKGYTIAIHGGAGTLLKQHMTAEKETAYKQALSIALDQGTAIPENGGTAVDALAAAVRSMEDSALFNAGKGSVFTAQGTHEINAAIMDGKDLNTGAVSLITSIKNSLRSDKNNPYRKD; from the coding sequence ATGAAAGGCTATACGATTGCCATTCATGGTGGTGCGGGAACGCTTCTTAAACAGCACATGACTGCCGAAAAGGAGACTGCATACAAACAGGCTCTAAGCATCGCCCTAGATCAGGGAACTGCGATTCCTGAAAATGGCGGCACGGCAGTAGATGCATTAGCTGCTGCGGTAAGAAGTATGGAGGATTCAGCTCTTTTCAACGCGGGAAAAGGCAGCGTTTTTACAGCTCAAGGAACTCACGAGATTAATGCTGCCATTATGGACGGCAAGGATTTGAATACAGGTGCTGTATCACTCATCACAAGTATTAAAAACTCGCTTAGATCTGATAAGAATAATCCATACCGCAAAGACTGA
- a CDS encoding helix-turn-helix domain-containing protein, producing MKHEFRDDKDDSLFVLTSFQNRSSLDLLDLDDLYKIVWCHHGEQPLVVDGYHITLQENQILFCTPNNKIEVQEKDNSLKAFLFNREFYCIRDHDNEVSCMGLLFYGSSSAPVIQLGDKEKTTMEAMFLIFREEFENRDHIQGEMLRTLLKRLLITCTRLIKKDEHIQNMSIKQVDLIRKFNILVEQHFKQHHQVVDYADLLFKSPKTLSNFFKKHDIHSPLKIINDRITLEAKRLLQFSDQTAEEIAYELGYKEPSHFSKFFKKQTGKSPLQFRKEKSVS from the coding sequence ATGAAACATGAATTTCGTGACGATAAGGATGACAGTCTCTTCGTACTTACCAGCTTTCAAAATAGGTCATCGCTAGACCTTCTAGATCTTGATGATCTTTATAAGATTGTATGGTGCCATCACGGTGAGCAGCCACTCGTCGTTGATGGGTATCACATCACACTTCAAGAAAATCAAATTTTATTTTGCACGCCCAATAATAAAATAGAAGTCCAGGAAAAAGACAACTCATTAAAGGCATTTCTTTTTAACCGAGAATTTTACTGCATTAGAGATCATGATAACGAGGTTTCCTGTATGGGCTTGCTGTTTTATGGATCTTCCAGTGCACCAGTAATCCAATTAGGCGATAAGGAAAAAACCACGATGGAAGCCATGTTTTTGATCTTCCGAGAAGAGTTTGAGAATAGGGACCATATTCAAGGTGAGATGTTGCGCACCTTACTTAAAAGACTACTCATAACCTGTACACGACTGATCAAAAAAGATGAACACATTCAAAACATGTCCATCAAACAAGTGGACCTGATCAGGAAATTCAACATTCTAGTGGAGCAACATTTCAAGCAACATCATCAAGTGGTTGACTATGCAGATTTGTTGTTCAAGTCACCCAAAACACTCTCCAACTTTTTCAAAAAACACGACATTCATTCTCCGCTTAAGATCATCAACGATAGAATTACTCTAGAGGCAAAACGATTACTCCAATTTTCAGATCAAACGGCTGAGGAGATTGCCTACGAGTTGGGATACAAAGAACCCAGCCATTTTTCCAAATTTTTTAAAAAACAAACCGGTAAGTCACCTCTTCAATTTAGAAAGGAAAAGTCAGTGTCATAA
- a CDS encoding rhodanese-like domain-containing protein, which yields MFNLLRKNKTSQIKKYLQEGATLLDVRFASEYNSGHISKSVNIPLQSLDEKMDQLDKDKPIVVYCAMGGRSTIAAAKLKSRGFRVIDGRSIKSIKKLT from the coding sequence ATGTTTAACTTACTGAGAAAAAACAAGACTTCACAAATCAAGAAATACCTGCAAGAAGGAGCTACTTTATTAGATGTACGATTTGCTTCAGAATATAATTCTGGACACATTTCAAAATCAGTCAATATTCCTTTACAATCTCTTGATGAAAAGATGGATCAATTGGACAAAGACAAACCCATCGTTGTTTACTGCGCTATGGGTGGTCGCAGCACCATTGCTGCCGCAAAACTTAAGTCCCGTGGATTTAGAGTTATCGATGGTCGCAGTATTAAATCCATAAAAAAGCTCACGTAG
- a CDS encoding response regulator, whose amino-acid sequence MKIRYAIVDDNSFLIHATKEKLSFFDDFDLRFTAIHGKDVLEKLEKHSHIDLILMDIEMPVMNGVEATALVKSRYPHIKIIILTVFDNDDHIFNAIQAGADGYLLKEVDPESLKNGILETLDGGAAMTPSIAMKTLRLLRNPKSIEYKDDKEYDLSTRETEVLEQLAQGLSYTKIADNLILSPSTVRKHIENIYKKLQVHSKMEAVEKARNNNLI is encoded by the coding sequence ATGAAAATACGTTATGCCATTGTCGACGACAACTCGTTCTTGATTCATGCGACTAAAGAAAAGCTATCTTTTTTTGATGATTTTGATCTGCGTTTTACGGCGATTCACGGTAAGGACGTCCTAGAGAAACTGGAAAAGCACAGCCATATTGATTTGATCCTTATGGATATTGAAATGCCGGTAATGAATGGAGTAGAAGCTACCGCGCTGGTAAAAAGTAGGTATCCACATATCAAGATCATCATATTGACTGTGTTTGATAATGATGACCACATCTTCAACGCGATCCAGGCAGGTGCAGATGGCTACTTATTAAAAGAGGTCGATCCAGAATCCCTCAAAAACGGAATACTGGAAACGCTAGACGGTGGCGCGGCCATGACGCCATCCATCGCGATGAAGACCTTACGACTGCTGCGCAATCCCAAAAGCATAGAATATAAAGACGATAAGGAATACGATCTATCCACTAGAGAAACCGAAGTGCTCGAGCAACTCGCACAAGGATTGAGCTATACAAAGATTGCAGACAATTTGATCTTGTCACCCAGCACGGTGCGCAAGCATATTGAGAACATCTATAAAAAGCTGCAAGTACACTCAAAAATGGAAGCAGTAGAAAAAGCACGCAACAACAATCTGATCTAG
- a CDS encoding tetratricopeptide repeat-containing sensor histidine kinase: MKQLALTVFLFFSILANAQTEKNKNNVELSKDELKFKAKIELADKYLFTNIDSATYFIKQAEEISNRIADEILIRSFLKSKGDIYKTKNDFEEALVIYEELLDSFQEKGDPYGVARTQSDIGVVYEEMSEPQKAIEQYLKALKFFENDPEYQSNAAATLMNIGVIHKKQKNYSEAENYYRRAQVIIDSDNDEDMKLRIRANQGSMLIEAGKPDKAKSILKEAYVIAKKENHQQGIATVTQNLAILEYYKGNLSQAADYFTLAGDAHESYGNLQAAMTTRVGIAEIYIKNKEAQKAIPLLKNAIAFYEETNDSDRLFPSYLSLSSAFAYNREPDSARAYIDKYVELREKYDEENNKEIIFELDKKYQTEKKDRELAEQKSAILQKELEAKQRNLYLILLGLGLFFAVIIGWLIIRQKTLKNNQLRQESKLKAAQAEIEKQNSLQEQRLSISRDLHDNIGSQLTFLISSMDSLRYAKQVAPETANDKLENLSQFTRKTIGELRDTIWAMNHDEISFQDLQERLTSHINTANQASATTQILLNIDPEINKAHSFDSVKGMHIFRLIQEAINNSIKYSGSDTIHIDFEKADLNGKNAFKVTIKDDGKGFDPEQVASGNGMRYMKERADAIEADFNLTSSPENGTSVIAVVPC; the protein is encoded by the coding sequence ATGAAACAACTAGCGCTAACTGTATTTTTATTTTTCAGTATTCTAGCTAACGCACAAACAGAAAAAAATAAGAATAACGTTGAGTTATCAAAAGATGAATTGAAGTTCAAAGCAAAGATTGAACTAGCAGATAAATACTTATTTACCAATATCGATTCTGCAACCTACTTTATAAAACAAGCAGAAGAGATTTCTAATAGGATTGCTGATGAGATATTAATTAGAAGCTTTTTAAAATCTAAAGGCGACATCTATAAAACAAAAAACGACTTTGAAGAAGCTTTGGTTATCTATGAGGAGCTTCTCGATAGTTTTCAAGAAAAAGGAGATCCATATGGGGTTGCTAGAACCCAATCGGATATAGGAGTGGTTTATGAAGAAATGTCTGAGCCACAAAAGGCAATTGAGCAATATTTGAAGGCTCTAAAGTTTTTTGAAAACGATCCAGAATACCAATCTAATGCTGCTGCAACACTTATGAATATTGGCGTCATTCATAAAAAGCAGAAAAATTATTCTGAAGCTGAGAATTATTATCGTCGAGCTCAAGTGATTATCGATTCTGATAATGATGAGGATATGAAATTACGGATTAGAGCCAATCAAGGATCCATGCTCATTGAAGCAGGAAAACCTGACAAAGCAAAAAGTATTTTAAAAGAGGCTTATGTAATTGCTAAAAAAGAAAATCATCAACAAGGAATTGCTACAGTAACACAAAATCTTGCCATACTCGAGTATTATAAAGGAAACCTGTCACAAGCGGCAGACTATTTTACATTAGCAGGTGATGCTCACGAGTCTTATGGGAATCTTCAGGCAGCCATGACTACGAGAGTAGGAATTGCAGAAATCTACATTAAAAACAAAGAGGCGCAGAAAGCGATACCTCTTTTAAAAAATGCTATAGCGTTTTATGAAGAAACTAATGATTCAGATCGCTTATTTCCTTCATATCTATCTTTAAGTTCAGCCTTTGCTTATAATCGTGAACCAGATAGTGCAAGGGCTTACATTGATAAGTATGTTGAATTAAGAGAAAAATACGATGAGGAAAATAATAAGGAAATAATTTTTGAACTCGATAAAAAATATCAAACAGAGAAAAAAGATAGAGAACTAGCAGAACAGAAATCGGCTATTTTGCAGAAGGAACTGGAAGCTAAGCAGCGCAACCTTTACCTTATTCTATTGGGATTGGGACTGTTCTTTGCCGTGATCATAGGCTGGCTTATCATACGTCAAAAAACGCTAAAGAACAATCAACTGCGACAAGAAAGCAAATTAAAAGCAGCCCAAGCCGAAATCGAGAAACAAAACAGCCTGCAAGAACAGCGTCTTAGTATTTCGCGGGACCTGCATGATAACATAGGATCCCAATTGACATTTCTTATAAGCAGCATGGACAGTTTGCGCTATGCCAAACAGGTCGCACCAGAAACCGCAAATGACAAACTGGAAAACTTAAGTCAATTCACCCGCAAGACCATAGGCGAGTTACGAGATACGATTTGGGCCATGAATCATGATGAGATCTCCTTCCAAGATCTTCAAGAGCGATTGACTTCTCACATCAATACGGCAAATCAAGCATCTGCAACGACTCAAATTTTACTCAATATTGATCCTGAAATCAATAAAGCGCATTCTTTTGACTCTGTAAAAGGCATGCACATTTTCCGTTTGATACAGGAAGCGATCAACAATTCCATCAAATATTCAGGTAGCGATACCATCCACATTGATTTTGAAAAAGCAGACCTCAATGGCAAGAATGCCTTCAAAGTCACGATCAAGGATGATGGTAAAGGGTTTGACCCTGAACAGGTGGCGTCTGGAAACGGCATGCGCTACATGAAAGAACGCGCCGACGCTATTGAAGCAGATTTCAACTTGACCTCAAGCCCTGAAAATGGAACCTCAGTGATTGCCGTGGTGCCTTGCTAG
- a CDS encoding aromatic amino acid hydroxylase: MKNSSEKIVTNPLIDRLPPHLKQFIKPQNYELYTAQDQAVWRHVMHKNVEYLSQVAHGSYLNGLKKTGISIDEIPSMYGMNRILKDIGWAAVAVDGFIPPAAFMEFQAYKILVIAADIRQFENIEYTPAPDIIHEAAGHAPIIASPDYAEYLRRFGEIGSKAISSAHDHDVYEAVRELSILKEIRSDQENQELQEKIDHAEARIVELQNKKVAPSEMALIRNLHWWTVEYGLVGTLDNPKLYGAGLLSSIGESKSCLDPEVEKRPYTIDAAYQDFDITRKQPHLYVTPDFAHLSEVLEEFANTMAVRRGGYRGLQKLIDSKSLGTIELSTGLQVSGVFKRMIKNEDNEVIFFATQGKTALAYRDKELIGHGTATHKNGFLSPIGKLKGINLAIEDMGPRDLQAYNFYDNERIEFTYESGIRVEGLNVTGMRNIHGKLILIQFTDCTVTYKDEILFAPSDGMLHLAVGKEIISAFAGPADHHSFDLIFHAVPSGRQESDTKTIKPQYSKRELAIHDLYHKLRTYREDDKINVSVLEKMKLQVMEHYPEQWLLIHEIDELLQ; encoded by the coding sequence ATGAAGAACTCTAGCGAAAAAATTGTTACAAATCCCTTGATAGATAGGCTGCCGCCGCATCTCAAGCAATTTATCAAGCCGCAAAATTATGAATTGTATACTGCTCAAGATCAGGCAGTATGGAGACACGTGATGCATAAAAATGTGGAATATTTATCGCAGGTAGCACACGGTTCTTATCTCAATGGCTTGAAAAAAACAGGAATTTCCATCGATGAAATTCCATCCATGTACGGTATGAACCGCATCCTTAAGGATATAGGTTGGGCAGCCGTTGCAGTGGATGGTTTCATTCCGCCAGCGGCATTCATGGAATTCCAGGCGTATAAAATTCTAGTAATTGCGGCAGATATACGTCAGTTTGAAAATATCGAATACACGCCAGCACCAGATATTATTCATGAAGCCGCAGGACACGCACCTATTATAGCCAGTCCTGATTATGCAGAATATTTAAGACGTTTTGGCGAGATAGGCAGCAAGGCTATTTCTAGCGCACATGATCATGATGTTTATGAGGCTGTAAGAGAGTTGTCAATTTTAAAAGAGATACGCTCTGATCAAGAAAACCAAGAACTACAGGAAAAAATAGACCATGCCGAAGCTCGCATCGTTGAACTCCAAAATAAAAAAGTAGCGCCCAGCGAAATGGCATTGATTAGGAATCTGCACTGGTGGACCGTGGAATATGGACTTGTGGGAACGCTCGACAACCCTAAACTTTATGGTGCTGGTCTGCTTTCCAGCATAGGAGAAAGTAAAAGCTGTCTGGATCCTGAAGTCGAGAAACGTCCTTATACCATTGATGCTGCCTACCAGGATTTTGATATCACGCGCAAACAACCACATCTTTATGTGACACCAGACTTTGCTCACTTGAGCGAAGTGCTGGAAGAATTTGCCAATACCATGGCAGTGCGTAGAGGTGGCTATCGAGGCCTGCAAAAACTGATAGACTCCAAGTCACTGGGAACTATTGAACTAAGCACTGGCTTGCAGGTTTCAGGAGTTTTTAAAAGGATGATCAAGAATGAAGATAACGAGGTCATCTTTTTTGCAACCCAAGGAAAAACAGCACTCGCCTATCGCGATAAGGAATTGATAGGTCATGGAACAGCGACCCATAAAAACGGATTCTTGTCACCTATAGGGAAACTCAAGGGAATCAACCTTGCCATAGAAGATATGGGACCGCGTGACCTACAGGCATACAACTTTTACGACAACGAGCGCATTGAATTTACCTATGAGAGTGGTATACGTGTAGAAGGCTTGAATGTCACCGGTATGCGTAATATTCACGGTAAATTGATCTTGATCCAGTTTACAGATTGTACCGTGACCTATAAGGATGAGATTCTATTTGCGCCCAGCGACGGCATGCTACATCTCGCCGTAGGTAAGGAAATTATAAGTGCCTTTGCTGGCCCAGCAGATCATCACAGTTTTGATCTCATATTTCACGCCGTGCCTTCCGGCAGGCAGGAGAGCGACACCAAGACTATCAAGCCTCAATATTCCAAACGTGAACTGGCGATCCATGATCTCTACCACAAATTGAGAACCTATCGAGAGGACGATAAAATCAACGTTTCTGTATTGGAAAAAATGAAGCTTCAGGTCATGGAGCATTATCCAGAGCAGTGGTTGCTTATCCATGAGATTGATGAATTGTTGCAGTAA
- a CDS encoding TetR/AcrR family transcriptional regulator, whose protein sequence is MTTRKKQIVRTAAQLFKQRGYSAVTMRDLAAAMDIKAASLYNHISGKQEILEQLILEVARKFTAGMDAVKKNDGTAFAKAEQLIALHIKIAVENTDALAVLNTDWMHLEGAAYEEYIASRKKYELDFKQILKEGIASGEFKNLSVETILFNLLSTLRSIYLWIPKKSATEVADLKKELPNILLTGLRA, encoded by the coding sequence ATGACTACTCGTAAAAAACAGATCGTGCGCACAGCTGCGCAACTTTTTAAGCAACGAGGTTATAGCGCCGTTACCATGCGAGATCTTGCGGCGGCCATGGATATTAAGGCGGCAAGTCTCTACAACCATATTTCGGGTAAGCAGGAAATCCTGGAGCAGTTGATTCTAGAGGTGGCTCGTAAATTCACGGCTGGAATGGATGCGGTGAAGAAAAATGATGGTACCGCTTTCGCGAAAGCGGAACAACTCATAGCTCTACACATCAAAATAGCAGTGGAAAACACCGATGCTCTCGCGGTCTTGAATACCGACTGGATGCACCTAGAAGGAGCTGCCTATGAAGAATACATCGCATCGCGCAAGAAATACGAACTGGATTTTAAGCAGATACTCAAAGAAGGCATCGCCAGCGGCGAGTTCAAAAACCTGAGTGTGGAAACCATACTATTCAATCTGTTGAGCACTTTACGATCCATCTACTTATGGATACCAAAAAAATCAGCTACCGAAGTAGCTGACCTTAAAAAGGAATTACCCAATATTTTGTTGACGGGACTTAGAGCCTAG